A genomic segment from Lutzomyia longipalpis isolate SR_M1_2022 chromosome 3, ASM2433408v1 encodes:
- the LOC129792889 gene encoding protein ECT2 isoform X6 — protein MECASESGVTGPPSIADEEQSKCEELSTVAEVENRRICLVGTVLDDEGTVKAAQSFGIPVITSETGSEYILDHDWVTYFVVNQFDGPMFEAIHKSKHRILGPPALKQLFLAKDVLPSSNRPIYNYAMKGVITCFTGIRKKEELTHLVSLIHAMGGKIRKDMNSRITHLICNNSGGEKYQYAMTFRLTVVRSDWVLAAWERRNEMDFSANEEDFSRMHRTKAFEGQRICFFGFSPDEHQHMVDVLVANGGAPANIDDPECTHVVMSNTGDHFPEILNPSPELSVLEPPQKQCANTDGGGPLLTSSPVQEAKGVAEAVGTAAQVAQGDGEERFSPIAGRSEESFVGVVLQPINEEDDESTLKRKRDSFDNISMVSIDSLAPSVMSAKKPKLTRTGSISRTLKRSMSFMTPISSIFRPSGRTSVDPNASLTSITSIESSTLNESIRKPMREVFRGMKERITRASKKDFVQTPKSSKSGRLGRFGKKDDGAEDADETLDVANATLIEGEDEATCGGFKTPIAPSKSHPTVGRHSVCGTPTDYPTACRSDTNNARKSLIQASSSVPTSSILPIVDEHAVHSKLDVINSKTHILKADWFWYTIQNGFADETDYRFDDYLDSIANTPCSDRRDSLPVTFNKRKRKRLSRTIKEELTPLGLGKRRSSVSDAGLLSVSGSFLECTASPDKNDVSKPIPEAEVTPDVPVSTKKQSMRYNHFLDFYQTESNYVGILDTIVKLFKEPLEKMADSNPSDALLNKSEIRAIFSNFLPIHDVHWKMLNSIKELQVNWAEDCLIGKIILDHRDDLIKAYPPYVNFFEQMKDALILCDNQKPRFHAFLKINQAKPECGRQSLQDLMIRPVQRLPSISLLINDILKHTPKSNPDAKKLEEALRAIKEVMTYINEDKRKTDGQIAMFDIFNDIDNCPPDLVSAQRSLVSKCEVTELSDQLSGRGDSLMLCLFTDNIEVCKKRSRGFNQAKSPSTTMNGLNVTTKVKSYKHIKLIPLSSIRFVVDIRDSPRAFALSCRLSKENKDKEYYFSINEEEVDKTMYLRSLCKQLAENSCRADADQFLASVDSTELSIDISDLNIGTLSKAFKFATRTRLKVGRAFSFNKTPSKLKRAVSTMMTNSLTPASQLAQMKLASCNNINKKKVQKHGSIYDAFAL, from the exons AGTTGTCAACAGTGGCAGAGGTGGAAAATCGAAGGATATGCCTCGTTGGAACGGTCCTAGATGATGAGGGGACAGTCAAGGCAGCCCAGAGCTTTGGTATCCCGGTGATTACCTCAGAAACGGGCTCTGAGTACATCCTGGATCACGATTGGGTCACGTATTTCGTTGTGAATCAATTCGATGGTCCAATGTTTGAGGCGATACACAAGAGCAAACACAG GATCCTCGGGCCACCGGCGCTTAAGCAGCTTTTCCTCGCAAAGGACGTCCTACCGAGCAGCAATCGTCCAATTTACAATTATGCAATGAAAGGTGTTATTACCTGTTTCACGGGTATTCGCAAGAAGGAAGAATTG acacATTTAGTGAGTTTAATCCACGCAATGGGTGGAAAAATCAGAAAGGACATGAATTCGCGAATAACTCATCTCATTTGCAACAATAGTGGCGGTGAAAAATATCA GTACGCTATGACGTTTCGTTTGACGGTGGTACGATCGGATTGGGTTCTGGCTGCCTGGGAGCGTCGCAATGAGATGGATTTCTCGGCAAATGAAGAGGATTTCTCAAGGATGCACCGCACAAAGGCCTTCGAGGGACAGAGAATTTGTTTCTTTGGCTTCTCACCTGACGAGCACCAGCACATGGTGGACGTTTTGGTGGCTAATGGTGGTGCTCCGGCCAACATTGATGATCCCGAATGCACGCACGTG gTCATGTCAAATACGGGTGACCATTTTCCAGAGATTCTAAATCCTTCTCCCGAATTGAGTGTTTTGGAACCGCCACAGAAGCAATGTGCCAATACGGATGGTGGTGGTCCCCTGTTGACCTCAAGCCCCGTGCAGGAAGCAAAGGGTGTTGCTGAGGCAGTTGGCACAGCTGCTCAAGTGGCACAGGGTGATGGGGAAGAGAGATTTTCCCCAATTGCAGGGCGTTCGGAGGAATCATTTGTTGGGGTGGTTTTGCAACCAATAAATGAGGAAGATGATGAGAGTACGTTGAAGAGGAAGCGCGATAGCTTCGATAATATCTCAATGGTGTCCATTGATAGCCTGGCACCGTCCGTGATGTCGGCAAAGAAGCCCAAATTAACACGAACGGGCTCCATAAGTCGCACACTGAAGCGCAGTATGAGCTTCATGACGCCCATTTCGAGTATTTTTCGCCCATCGGGACGCACGTCGGTTGATCCCAATGCCTCCCTGACATCCATAACGTCCATTGAATCGTCGACGCTCAATGAGAGCATCAGGAAGCCCATGCGGGAGGTTTTCCGGGGTATGAAGGAGCGCATTACGCGTGCATCGAAGAAGGATTTCGTACAGACGCCAAAGTCCAGCAAAAGCGGCCGTTTGGGGAGGTTTGGGAAGAAGGACGATGGAGCCGAGGATGCGGATGAGACGCTCGATGTGGCAAATGCAACACTGATTGAGGGTGAAGACGAAGCGACTTGTGGCGGTTTCAAGACACCGATTGCCCCCTCAAAATCCCATCCCACAGTTGGCAGACACTCTGTCTGTGGAACACCCACGGATTATCCCACAGCATGTCGATCTGACACCAACAATGCCCGAAAGTCACTCATTCAAGCAAGTTCGAGTGTTCCAACGTCGTCCATTCTGCCg ATTGTGGATGAGCACGCTGTTCACAGCAAATTGGATGTAATAAACTCCAAGACGCACATTCTGAAAGCCGATTGGTTTTGGTACACCATCCAGAATGGATTTGCCGATGAGACGGACTATCGATTTGATGAT TATTTGGACAGCATAGCCAATACACCGTGTAGCGATCGGAGGGATTCTCTTCCGGTTACGTTCAATAAGAGGAAGCGGAAGCGTCTGTCGCGAACGATTAAGGAAGAACTGACACCGCTCGGACTGGGGAAGAGACGCTCCTCTGTGTCCGATGCGGGTTTGTTGTCAGTTTCGGGAAGTTTCCTCGAATGTACCGCAAGTCCAGACAAGAATGATGTTAGTAAACCAATTCCGGAAGCCGAAGTAACGCCTGATGTTCCAGTTTCGACTAAGAAGCAGTCAATGCGCTACAATCATTTCCTGGATTTCTATCAGACAGAATCGAATTATGTTGGAATTTTGGACACGATAGTTAAG TTGTTCAAGGAACCGCTGGAGAAGATGGCAGATAGCAATCCGAGTGATGCTCTGCTGAATAAATCGGAAATTCGAGCAATTTTCAGCAATTTCCTGCCCATTCACGATGTTCACTGGAAGATGCTGAACTCCATCAAGGAGCTTCAGGTGAATTGGGCAGAGGATTGCCTAATTGGGAAGATAATTCTCGATCATCGGGATGATTTGATAAAGGCTTATCCGCCTTATGTGAATTTCTTTGAGCAAATGAAAGATGCTCTCATTCTATGTGATAATCAAAAGCCCAGATTTCATGCATTTCTTAAGATAAATCAAGCTAAACCTGAATGCGGAAGACAATCCCTTCAGGATCTCATGATACGCCCAGTACAGAGATTGCCAAGTATTAGTCTACTAATAAATG acATTCTCAAACATACACCAAAAAGCAATCCGGACGCGAAGAAATTGGAGGAAGCTCTGAGAGCTATAAAAGAAGTGATGACGTATATAAATGAAGATAAACGGAAGACGGATGGCCAAATTGCAATGTTTGATATATTCAACGACATCGATAATTGCCCG CCTGACCTGGTGTCAGCGCAACGTAGCCTGGTGTCAAAGTGCGAAGTTACCGAACTCTCAGATCAGCTGAGTGGACGCGGTGATTCGCTAATGCTGTGTCTCTTCACGGATAACATTGAGGTGTGCAAGAAGCGCTCGCGTGGCTTCAATCAGGCCAAATCTCCCAGCACAACGATGAATGGGTTGAATGTGACGACCAAAGTGAAGTCCTACAAGCACATAAAGCTCATCCCGCTCAGTTCAATACGCTTCGTGGTGGATATTCGCGATAGTCCGCGGGCATTTGCACTGAGCTGCCGACTGAGTAAGGAGAACAAGGATAAGGAGTACTATTTCAGTATAAATGAGGAGGAGGTGGATAAGACAATGTACCTGCGGAGTCTGTGTAAGCAACTCGCGGAGAATTCGTGTCGTGCCGATGCGGATCAATTTCTGGCCAGTGTGGACAGTACGGAGCTGAGTATTGACATCAGTGACCTCAACATTGGTACCCTCTCCAAGGCATTTAAGTTCGCCACACGGACGCGCCTAAAG gTCGGCCGAGCGTTCTCCTTCAATAAAACCCCGTCGAAGCTGAAGAGGGCCGTCTCCACGATGATGACCAACTCCCTCACACCGGCATCGCAATTGGCACAAATGAAGCTGGCCAGTTGCAACAATATCAAC aagaagaaggtACAGAAGCATGGCAGTATATATGATGCTTTTGCTCTTTAA
- the LOC129792889 gene encoding protein ECT2 isoform X14, protein MECASESGVTGPPSIADEEQSKCEELSTVAEVENRRICLVGTVLDDEGTVKAAQSFGIPVITSETGSEYILDHDWVTYFVVNQFDGPMFEAIHKSKHRILGPPALKQLFLAKDVLPSSNRPIYNYAMKGVITCFTGIRKKEELTHLVSLIHAMGGKIRKDMNSRITHLICNNSGGEKYQYAMTFRLTVVRSDWVLAAWERRNEMDFSANEEDFSRMHRTKAFEGQRICFFGFSPDEHQHMVDVLVANGGAPANIDDPECTHVIVDEHAVHSKLDVINSKTHILKADWFWYTIQNGFADETDYRFDDYLDSIANTPCSDRRDSLPVTFNKRKRKRLSRTIKEELTPLGLGKRRSSVSDAGLLSVSGSFLECTASPDKNDVSKPIPEAEVTPDVPVSTKKQSMRYNHFLDFYQTESNYVGILDTIVKLFKEPLEKMADSNPSDALLNKSEIRAIFSNFLPIHDVHWKMLNSIKELQVNWAEDCLIGKIILDHRDDLIKAYPPYVNFFEQMKDALILCDNQKPRFHAFLKINQAKPECGRQSLQDLMIRPVQRLPSISLLINDILKHTPKSNPDAKKLEEALRAIKEVMTYINEDKRKTDGQIAMFDIFNDIDNCPPDLVSAQRSLVSKCEVTELSDQLSGRGDSLMLCLFTDNIEVCKKRSRGFNQAKSPSTTMNGLNVTTKVKSYKHIKLIPLSSIRFVVDIRDSPRAFALSCRLSKENKDKEYYFSINEEEVDKTMYLRSLCKQLAENSCRADADQFLASVDSTELSIDISDLNIGTLSKAFKFATRTRLKVGRAFSFNKTPSKLKRAVSTMMTNSLTPASQLAQMKLASCNNINVGNW, encoded by the exons AGTTGTCAACAGTGGCAGAGGTGGAAAATCGAAGGATATGCCTCGTTGGAACGGTCCTAGATGATGAGGGGACAGTCAAGGCAGCCCAGAGCTTTGGTATCCCGGTGATTACCTCAGAAACGGGCTCTGAGTACATCCTGGATCACGATTGGGTCACGTATTTCGTTGTGAATCAATTCGATGGTCCAATGTTTGAGGCGATACACAAGAGCAAACACAG GATCCTCGGGCCACCGGCGCTTAAGCAGCTTTTCCTCGCAAAGGACGTCCTACCGAGCAGCAATCGTCCAATTTACAATTATGCAATGAAAGGTGTTATTACCTGTTTCACGGGTATTCGCAAGAAGGAAGAATTG acacATTTAGTGAGTTTAATCCACGCAATGGGTGGAAAAATCAGAAAGGACATGAATTCGCGAATAACTCATCTCATTTGCAACAATAGTGGCGGTGAAAAATATCA GTACGCTATGACGTTTCGTTTGACGGTGGTACGATCGGATTGGGTTCTGGCTGCCTGGGAGCGTCGCAATGAGATGGATTTCTCGGCAAATGAAGAGGATTTCTCAAGGATGCACCGCACAAAGGCCTTCGAGGGACAGAGAATTTGTTTCTTTGGCTTCTCACCTGACGAGCACCAGCACATGGTGGACGTTTTGGTGGCTAATGGTGGTGCTCCGGCCAACATTGATGATCCCGAATGCACGCACGTG ATTGTGGATGAGCACGCTGTTCACAGCAAATTGGATGTAATAAACTCCAAGACGCACATTCTGAAAGCCGATTGGTTTTGGTACACCATCCAGAATGGATTTGCCGATGAGACGGACTATCGATTTGATGAT TATTTGGACAGCATAGCCAATACACCGTGTAGCGATCGGAGGGATTCTCTTCCGGTTACGTTCAATAAGAGGAAGCGGAAGCGTCTGTCGCGAACGATTAAGGAAGAACTGACACCGCTCGGACTGGGGAAGAGACGCTCCTCTGTGTCCGATGCGGGTTTGTTGTCAGTTTCGGGAAGTTTCCTCGAATGTACCGCAAGTCCAGACAAGAATGATGTTAGTAAACCAATTCCGGAAGCCGAAGTAACGCCTGATGTTCCAGTTTCGACTAAGAAGCAGTCAATGCGCTACAATCATTTCCTGGATTTCTATCAGACAGAATCGAATTATGTTGGAATTTTGGACACGATAGTTAAG TTGTTCAAGGAACCGCTGGAGAAGATGGCAGATAGCAATCCGAGTGATGCTCTGCTGAATAAATCGGAAATTCGAGCAATTTTCAGCAATTTCCTGCCCATTCACGATGTTCACTGGAAGATGCTGAACTCCATCAAGGAGCTTCAGGTGAATTGGGCAGAGGATTGCCTAATTGGGAAGATAATTCTCGATCATCGGGATGATTTGATAAAGGCTTATCCGCCTTATGTGAATTTCTTTGAGCAAATGAAAGATGCTCTCATTCTATGTGATAATCAAAAGCCCAGATTTCATGCATTTCTTAAGATAAATCAAGCTAAACCTGAATGCGGAAGACAATCCCTTCAGGATCTCATGATACGCCCAGTACAGAGATTGCCAAGTATTAGTCTACTAATAAATG acATTCTCAAACATACACCAAAAAGCAATCCGGACGCGAAGAAATTGGAGGAAGCTCTGAGAGCTATAAAAGAAGTGATGACGTATATAAATGAAGATAAACGGAAGACGGATGGCCAAATTGCAATGTTTGATATATTCAACGACATCGATAATTGCCCG CCTGACCTGGTGTCAGCGCAACGTAGCCTGGTGTCAAAGTGCGAAGTTACCGAACTCTCAGATCAGCTGAGTGGACGCGGTGATTCGCTAATGCTGTGTCTCTTCACGGATAACATTGAGGTGTGCAAGAAGCGCTCGCGTGGCTTCAATCAGGCCAAATCTCCCAGCACAACGATGAATGGGTTGAATGTGACGACCAAAGTGAAGTCCTACAAGCACATAAAGCTCATCCCGCTCAGTTCAATACGCTTCGTGGTGGATATTCGCGATAGTCCGCGGGCATTTGCACTGAGCTGCCGACTGAGTAAGGAGAACAAGGATAAGGAGTACTATTTCAGTATAAATGAGGAGGAGGTGGATAAGACAATGTACCTGCGGAGTCTGTGTAAGCAACTCGCGGAGAATTCGTGTCGTGCCGATGCGGATCAATTTCTGGCCAGTGTGGACAGTACGGAGCTGAGTATTGACATCAGTGACCTCAACATTGGTACCCTCTCCAAGGCATTTAAGTTCGCCACACGGACGCGCCTAAAG gTCGGCCGAGCGTTCTCCTTCAATAAAACCCCGTCGAAGCTGAAGAGGGCCGTCTCCACGATGATGACCAACTCCCTCACACCGGCATCGCAATTGGCACAAATGAAGCTGGCCAGTTGCAACAATATCAACGTAG GAAATTGGTGA